Proteins encoded by one window of Ancylothrix sp. D3o:
- a CDS encoding HNH endonuclease — MWLYLWRWAKRRHPNKSKRWVKQRYFKTIKGADWVFTCIGENRGREKSFTLYSIASTPIERHIKVKGEASPDDPSLKEYWKKRHQKYGKSYWEKNTSNYQIAQNQNWVCPICGEPLFNGEEIETHHIVPVAKGGRDDIENLTHLHRACHKQVHTSKSKFESLK; from the coding sequence AAATCAAAAAGATGGGTTAAACAACGTTACTTCAAGACTATAAAAGGCGCAGATTGGGTCTTTACCTGTATAGGTGAAAATCGAGGAAGAGAGAAGTCATTCACTCTCTATTCTATTGCATCCACCCCCATTGAACGCCACATAAAGGTCAAGGGAGAAGCGTCACCCGATGATCCGAGCCTAAAAGAATATTGGAAAAAACGCCACCAAAAATACGGTAAAAGCTATTGGGAAAAGAACACCAGCAATTACCAAATAGCTCAGAACCAAAACTGGGTATGCCCCATCTGTGGCGAACCACTTTTCAACGGTGAGGAAATCGAAACCCATCACATAGTACCTGTAGCGAAAGGTGGAAGGGACGACATCGAAAACCTAACGCATTTACACAGAGCGTGTCACAAGCAGGTACACACATCAAAATCCAAGTTTGAAAGCTTGAAGTAA